A window from Catenulispora sp. MAP5-51 encodes these proteins:
- a CDS encoding ROK family protein: MNSAAKRRMASLSELAGLVADGAATTRSAIVGATGLSRAAIAQRVDLLIERGLLVETEPAATDRGRPPLALDLSDARIVVAGCDLGATHSRIAVATLSGRVLAERARAIDINAGPEAVLAGVRADLEELLAAAGRPADHLRAVGIGVPGPVEFASGTVVRPPIMAGWDGCRVPAFFEGRYAAPVLVDNDVNAMALGEYTHRQASRHLLYVKVGTGIGCGIVSDGVLHRGASGAAGDIGHIQLPGHEDVLCHCGNTGCVEAVASGAAIAAALRSQGADAARAADVVRLVSEGHAAARRQVRLAGQRIGEVLASLVSFHNPDTIVIGGILAQLHEDLLADVRAVIYRRALPLATRSLAIETSVLGERAGMLGAVRLAARHLLSAEGMAGIIGDV, from the coding sequence ATGAACAGTGCGGCCAAGCGGCGCATGGCGTCGCTCAGCGAACTCGCCGGGCTGGTCGCCGACGGTGCGGCGACCACGCGCTCGGCGATCGTCGGCGCCACCGGACTGTCCCGCGCCGCCATAGCGCAGCGCGTCGATCTGCTCATCGAGCGCGGGCTGCTGGTGGAGACCGAGCCCGCGGCCACCGACCGCGGCCGGCCGCCGCTGGCGCTGGACCTGTCCGACGCGCGGATCGTCGTCGCGGGCTGCGATCTGGGCGCCACCCACAGCCGCATCGCGGTCGCCACCCTGTCCGGCCGGGTCCTGGCCGAGCGGGCCCGCGCCATCGACATCAACGCCGGCCCCGAGGCCGTGCTGGCCGGCGTGCGCGCCGACCTGGAGGAACTGCTGGCCGCCGCCGGGCGCCCGGCCGACCACCTGCGGGCCGTGGGCATCGGCGTCCCGGGCCCGGTGGAGTTCGCCAGCGGCACCGTGGTCCGTCCGCCGATCATGGCCGGCTGGGACGGCTGCCGCGTCCCGGCCTTCTTCGAGGGCCGCTACGCGGCTCCCGTCCTGGTCGACAACGACGTCAACGCCATGGCCCTCGGCGAGTACACGCACCGCCAGGCCAGCCGCCACCTGCTGTACGTGAAGGTCGGCACCGGCATCGGCTGCGGCATCGTCTCCGACGGCGTCCTGCACCGCGGCGCCTCCGGCGCGGCCGGCGACATCGGCCACATCCAGCTGCCCGGACACGAGGACGTGCTCTGCCACTGCGGCAACACCGGCTGCGTGGAGGCGGTGGCCTCGGGAGCGGCGATAGCGGCCGCGCTGCGCTCGCAGGGCGCTGACGCGGCGCGCGCCGCCGACGTGGTCCGCCTGGTCTCCGAGGGCCACGCCGCGGCCCGGCGCCAGGTCCGGCTGGCCGGGCAGCGCATCGGCGAGGTCCTGGCCTCGCTGGTGTCCTTCCACAACCCCGACACGATCGTCATCGGCGGCATCCTCGCGCAGCTGCACGAGGACCTGCTCGCGGACGTGCGCGCCGTCATCTACCGCCGCGCGCTGCCGCTGGCCACCCGCAGCCTGGCGATCGAGACCTCGGTGCTGGGCGAGCGCGCCGGGATGCTCGGCGCGGTGCGGCTGGCCGCGCGGCACCTGCTCTCGGCCGAGGGGATGGCCGGAATCATCGGAGACGTGTGA
- a CDS encoding LacI family DNA-binding transcriptional regulator, with translation MSAGDAGGVDDKGLAGIVASPTLETVAAAAGVSRATVSRVVNGGARVSPEVRTAVEAAIADLGYSPNRAARSLVTRRTGSVALVVSEPEARVFSDPMLAGITRAIGQALAETDLQLVLMMVPADSGRRRLTRYLLGGHVDGVMLMSLHGDDPLVKQLSDSPLPVVLMGRPMSPLPIPHVDSDSVDGARQATGHLRALGRTKIATIAGPTDMCAGVDRLLGYRQALDGPGIVAHGDFSMASGEAAMTELLRREPDLDGVFAASDLMAAGALRALKATGRTVPDDVALVGYDDLDVAELTEPPLTTVHQPLSAMARAMVASLLKQIAGDRSPESVVLPNSLVVRASA, from the coding sequence GTGAGTGCGGGGGACGCTGGAGGCGTCGACGACAAGGGCTTGGCCGGGATCGTGGCCTCGCCCACCCTGGAAACGGTCGCGGCCGCGGCCGGCGTCTCCCGCGCAACGGTGTCACGGGTGGTCAACGGCGGCGCGCGGGTCTCCCCGGAGGTCCGCACCGCCGTCGAGGCGGCGATCGCCGACCTGGGCTACTCCCCCAACCGGGCGGCGCGGTCCCTGGTGACCCGCCGCACCGGCTCGGTGGCCCTGGTGGTCAGCGAGCCGGAGGCCCGGGTGTTCAGCGACCCGATGCTGGCCGGCATCACCCGCGCCATCGGCCAGGCGCTGGCCGAGACCGACCTGCAGCTGGTCCTGATGATGGTCCCGGCCGACTCCGGCCGCCGCCGCCTGACCCGCTACCTGCTCGGCGGGCACGTCGACGGCGTCATGCTGATGTCGCTGCACGGCGACGACCCGCTGGTCAAGCAGCTCTCGGACTCGCCCCTGCCGGTGGTGCTGATGGGCCGGCCGATGAGCCCGCTGCCGATCCCGCACGTGGACTCCGACAGCGTCGACGGCGCCCGGCAGGCCACCGGCCACCTGCGGGCCCTGGGCCGCACCAAGATCGCCACCATCGCCGGCCCCACGGACATGTGCGCCGGCGTGGACCGCCTGCTGGGCTACCGGCAGGCCCTCGACGGCCCCGGCATCGTCGCCCACGGCGACTTCAGCATGGCCTCCGGCGAGGCCGCGATGACCGAGCTGCTGCGGCGCGAGCCGGACCTGGACGGCGTCTTCGCCGCCAGCGACCTGATGGCCGCCGGCGCCCTGCGCGCCCTGAAGGCGACCGGCCGCACCGTCCCGGACGACGTGGCGCTGGTGGGCTACGACGACCTGGACGTCGCCGAGCTGACCGAGCCGCCGCTGACCACGGTCCACCAGCCGCTGTCGGCCATGGCGCGCGCGATGGTCGCCTCGCTGCTCAAGCAGATCGCCGGGGACCGCTCGCCGGAGTCGGTGGTGCTGCCGAACTCGCTGGTGGTGCGGGCTTCGGCGTGA
- a CDS encoding DUF3626 domain-containing protein has protein sequence MIDDAVPESARRALEHVASRSSGPRVDDALRVTLNFHPDRGDPPILAALAEQGVYRSQFVTGTSNGGLTAHPGGDRWRWESRIFGGAYDAAGAQERPVYGALNFRGRPVGAAPRFGSAFFMLGAPAVARATFCYPDSFLEPEHFGVAAAMDLIGVALADTGGDPLDGYIEAQVHGPVRLDADIEALVLDPCYRGTEVEELAGALPCRVRWHPGFRLTVEEMARHRDYRGPEFVELAREIAPDGLLTPRVIGQAVATGKYDPQSLKRVWHYVALFGAPPSEGWFQKADLGRLIFQKPDFSES, from the coding sequence ATGATCGATGACGCGGTGCCGGAGTCGGCCAGGCGGGCGCTGGAGCATGTGGCGTCGCGCTCGTCGGGGCCGCGGGTGGACGATGCGCTGCGGGTCACGCTCAACTTCCATCCGGACCGCGGCGACCCGCCGATCCTGGCCGCGCTCGCCGAGCAGGGGGTCTACCGCTCGCAGTTCGTCACCGGGACCAGCAACGGCGGCCTGACCGCGCACCCCGGCGGGGACCGCTGGCGGTGGGAGAGCCGCATCTTCGGCGGCGCGTACGACGCCGCCGGGGCCCAGGAGCGGCCGGTCTACGGCGCGCTGAACTTCCGCGGCAGGCCGGTCGGGGCCGCGCCGCGCTTCGGGTCGGCGTTTTTCATGCTGGGCGCGCCGGCCGTGGCGCGGGCGACGTTCTGCTACCCGGACAGCTTCCTGGAGCCGGAGCACTTCGGGGTCGCGGCGGCCATGGACCTGATCGGCGTGGCGCTCGCCGACACCGGCGGGGACCCGCTTGACGGCTACATCGAGGCCCAGGTCCACGGCCCGGTGCGGCTGGACGCGGACATCGAGGCGCTGGTGCTCGACCCCTGCTATCGGGGCACGGAGGTCGAGGAGCTGGCCGGCGCGCTGCCCTGCCGCGTGCGGTGGCATCCCGGGTTCCGCCTCACCGTCGAGGAGATGGCCCGCCACCGGGACTACCGGGGGCCGGAGTTCGTCGAGCTGGCGCGCGAGATCGCCCCCGACGGGCTGCTGACGCCGCGCGTGATCGGGCAGGCCGTCGCGACCGGGAAGTACGACCCCCAGTCGCTCAAGCGGGTGTGGCACTACGTGGCGCTGTTCGGGGCGCCGCCTTCAGAGGGCTGGTTTCAGAAGGCTGATCTCGGGAGGCTGATTTTTCAGAAGCCTGATTTTTCAGAAAGCTGA
- a CDS encoding sugar phosphate isomerase/epimerase family protein, with translation MTRKSVQLYTVREHMTDREGTLRRLADIGFTAVEPFDPTTDPTGFRALADDLGLAVSGAHAMAMLREPDPAPVFEAIATIGTDLAILPAGIPEAEFTSHDGLKRAADQLNALAAKAAEAGLRFGYHNHWWEFEPVLEGRHALEILADLVDPSVVFEVDTYWSTVGGADTPAVLERLGDRVAALHVKDGPTVKGEPNVAVGTGAMPVPAVLGAAPQDAWRVIEFDECATDIFEALAASLTYVNELEGA, from the coding sequence ATGACCCGCAAGAGCGTGCAGCTCTACACCGTCCGCGAACACATGACCGACCGCGAAGGCACCCTGAGGCGCCTGGCCGACATCGGCTTCACAGCGGTCGAGCCCTTCGACCCCACCACCGACCCGACGGGCTTCCGCGCCCTGGCCGACGACCTGGGCCTGGCGGTCTCCGGCGCGCACGCCATGGCGATGCTGCGCGAGCCGGACCCGGCCCCGGTGTTCGAGGCGATCGCCACCATCGGCACCGACCTGGCGATCCTGCCGGCCGGCATCCCGGAGGCGGAGTTCACCTCCCACGACGGCCTGAAGCGGGCCGCGGACCAGCTCAACGCGCTGGCCGCGAAGGCCGCCGAGGCCGGGCTGCGCTTCGGCTACCACAACCACTGGTGGGAGTTCGAGCCCGTGCTCGAGGGCCGGCACGCCCTGGAGATCCTGGCCGACCTGGTCGACCCGAGCGTGGTCTTCGAGGTCGACACCTACTGGTCCACGGTCGGCGGCGCCGACACCCCGGCGGTGCTGGAACGCCTGGGCGACCGCGTGGCGGCCCTGCACGTCAAGGACGGCCCGACCGTCAAGGGCGAGCCGAACGTGGCCGTCGGCACCGGCGCGATGCCGGTCCCCGCGGTCCTGGGCGCCGCGCCGCAGGACGCCTGGCGCGTCATCGAGTTCGACGAGTGCGCGACCGACATCTTCGAGGCGCTGGCCGCGAGCCTGACGTACGTGAACGAGTTGGAGGGGGCGTGA
- a CDS encoding carbohydrate ABC transporter permease, whose amino-acid sequence MATVIPTTASGRPPRRGRKGGGVNMAGKQMHGSKLTYVILSVVVLISIFPFYWTILAASTSNTEINKVPPNWLPGGNLFKNFHAALSNVDMGKALLNSLIVSGCVAAGTVMFSTLAGFAFAKLRFRFRNVLLGLTIGTMMVPYQLGIVPLFLLMTKLGWSDHLEAVIFPTLVSAFGVFFMRQYLLNALPDELVEAGRVDGASSLRIFLSVVLPIARPAMAVLGMLTFMASWNDFFWPIVVLTSDNPTVQVAIDNLGSGYVPDESIIMAGTLLGTLPVLAVFVILGRQIVGGIMQGAVKG is encoded by the coding sequence ATGGCGACAGTGATACCGACGACTGCCTCCGGGCGGCCGCCGCGCCGCGGCCGCAAGGGCGGCGGCGTGAACATGGCCGGCAAGCAGATGCACGGCTCGAAGCTCACCTACGTGATCCTGTCCGTGGTGGTGCTGATCTCGATCTTCCCGTTCTACTGGACGATCCTGGCGGCCTCGACCTCGAACACCGAGATCAACAAGGTCCCGCCGAACTGGCTGCCCGGCGGCAACCTGTTCAAGAACTTCCACGCCGCTTTGAGCAACGTGGACATGGGCAAGGCGCTGCTGAACTCGCTGATCGTCTCCGGCTGCGTGGCCGCCGGGACCGTGATGTTCTCCACGCTGGCCGGGTTCGCCTTCGCCAAGCTGCGCTTCCGGTTCCGCAACGTGCTGCTGGGCCTGACCATCGGCACCATGATGGTGCCCTACCAGCTGGGCATCGTGCCGCTGTTCCTGCTGATGACCAAGCTGGGCTGGAGCGACCACCTGGAAGCGGTGATCTTCCCGACCCTGGTCAGCGCGTTCGGCGTGTTCTTCATGCGGCAGTACCTGCTCAACGCGCTGCCCGACGAGCTGGTCGAGGCCGGCCGGGTGGACGGCGCCTCGTCGTTGCGGATCTTCCTCTCGGTGGTGCTGCCGATCGCCCGGCCCGCGATGGCGGTGCTCGGGATGCTGACCTTCATGGCCAGCTGGAACGACTTCTTCTGGCCGATCGTGGTGCTGACCAGCGACAACCCCACGGTCCAGGTGGCCATCGACAACCTCGGCTCGGGCTATGTGCCGGACGAGTCGATCATCATGGCCGGCACCCTGCTCGGGACCCTGCCGGTCCTGGCGGTGTTCGTCATCCTCGGCCGGCAGATCGTCGGCGGGATCATGCAAGGAGCTGTCAAGGGATGA
- a CDS encoding sugar phosphate isomerase/epimerase family protein has translation MLLGFLTACLPQVPLADIAAWAAENDYQALEVAVWPKVGGREFEASHIDVAHFDGAQAEEVTGLFAKHGLTLSSLAYYENNLHPDEERREEIAAHVLHAVDAAAQLGVETVGTFIGRHPGLSVKENIALAEQTFPRLVDYAGERGVKIIIENCVMEGWHPDGYPGNIAYSPELWEWMFSLGLYLNYDPSHLLWIGIDPVTALKPYVDRIPHAQAKDTQLDPLARDRYGFFGKTLSREHPWDEGWWRYRVPGLGQVDWSGVVDALYEGGFTGVLSVEHEDPVWGGTEEKVKQGLRIAHRTLSPLIVG, from the coding sequence ATGTTGCTCGGCTTTCTCACCGCCTGCCTGCCGCAGGTTCCGCTGGCGGACATCGCCGCCTGGGCCGCTGAGAACGACTACCAGGCGCTGGAGGTCGCGGTCTGGCCGAAGGTCGGCGGCCGGGAGTTCGAGGCCAGCCACATCGACGTCGCGCACTTCGACGGGGCACAGGCCGAGGAGGTCACCGGTCTGTTCGCCAAGCACGGCCTGACGCTGTCCTCGCTGGCGTACTACGAGAACAACCTGCACCCCGACGAGGAGCGCCGCGAGGAGATCGCCGCGCACGTGCTGCACGCCGTGGACGCCGCGGCCCAGCTCGGGGTGGAGACCGTCGGCACGTTCATCGGCCGGCACCCGGGGCTCAGCGTGAAGGAGAACATCGCGCTGGCCGAGCAGACCTTCCCGCGCCTGGTGGACTACGCCGGCGAGCGCGGCGTGAAGATCATCATCGAGAACTGCGTCATGGAGGGCTGGCACCCCGACGGCTACCCCGGCAACATCGCCTACTCCCCCGAGCTGTGGGAGTGGATGTTCTCCCTCGGGCTGTACCTGAACTACGACCCCTCGCACCTGCTGTGGATCGGCATCGACCCGGTGACGGCGCTCAAGCCCTACGTCGACCGCATCCCGCACGCGCAGGCCAAGGACACCCAGCTGGACCCGCTGGCGCGCGACCGCTATGGCTTCTTCGGCAAGACCCTGAGCCGGGAGCACCCCTGGGACGAGGGCTGGTGGCGCTACCGCGTCCCGGGTCTGGGCCAGGTGGACTGGAGCGGCGTGGTGGACGCGCTCTACGAGGGCGGGTTCACCGGGGTGCTCAGCGTCGAGCACGAGGACCCGGTGTGGGGCGGCACCGAGGAGAAGGTCAAGCAGGGCCTGCGGATCGCCCACCGCACGCTCTCCCCGCTCATCGTCGGCTGA
- a CDS encoding carbohydrate ABC transporter permease, translating into MAVATTESPLEKALPPPGNNTWRSRRARWDLKFSPYAFVSPFFVLFAAFGLYPLIWTAWTSLHKVELENPDQASWVGLKNYTDLLTDHNFWNAFRNTFQMGVLSTVPQLLMALGLAHLLNYKLRGRTFWRVAVLSPFATSVAAATLVFAQLFGRDYGFINWVLHFFGFHNIDFQNGTWSAQIAISVIVTWRWTGYNALIYLAAMQSIPGELYESAAMDGANRWQQFRHVTIPGLRPTIVFTIVVSTIGASQLFGEPLLFSGGGSNPEMGGVNRQFQTLSMYFYERGFTDQHLGRAAAIAWAMFLMIVLFVLINTLLARRTRSAK; encoded by the coding sequence ATGGCCGTGGCGACCACAGAATCCCCTCTCGAGAAGGCTCTCCCACCGCCGGGGAACAACACCTGGCGCAGCAGGCGGGCCCGGTGGGACCTGAAGTTCTCCCCGTACGCGTTCGTCTCCCCGTTCTTCGTGCTGTTCGCGGCCTTCGGCCTGTACCCGCTGATCTGGACCGCCTGGACCTCGCTGCACAAGGTCGAGCTGGAGAACCCGGACCAGGCCAGCTGGGTGGGCCTGAAGAACTACACGGACCTGCTCACCGACCACAACTTCTGGAACGCCTTCCGCAACACGTTCCAGATGGGTGTGCTCTCCACGGTCCCGCAGCTGCTGATGGCCCTGGGCCTGGCGCACCTGCTGAACTACAAGCTGCGCGGGCGCACCTTCTGGCGGGTGGCGGTCCTGTCGCCGTTCGCCACCTCGGTGGCCGCCGCGACCCTGGTCTTCGCGCAGCTCTTCGGCCGCGACTACGGCTTCATCAACTGGGTGCTGCACTTCTTCGGCTTCCACAACATCGACTTCCAGAACGGCACCTGGTCGGCGCAGATCGCCATCTCGGTGATCGTCACCTGGCGCTGGACCGGCTACAACGCACTGATCTACCTGGCCGCGATGCAGTCCATCCCCGGCGAGCTCTACGAGAGCGCGGCGATGGACGGCGCGAACCGCTGGCAGCAGTTCCGGCACGTCACCATCCCGGGCCTGCGCCCCACGATCGTGTTCACCATCGTGGTCTCCACGATCGGGGCCAGCCAGCTGTTCGGCGAGCCGCTGCTGTTCAGCGGCGGCGGCAGCAACCCGGAGATGGGCGGCGTGAACCGCCAGTTCCAGACCCTGTCCATGTACTTCTACGAACGCGGATTCACCGACCAGCACCTGGGACGGGCCGCCGCGATCGCCTGGGCGATGTTCCTGATGATCGTGCTGTTCGTCCTGATCAACACCCTGCTGGCCCGCCGTACGCGGTCGGCGAAGTAA
- a CDS encoding extracellular solute-binding protein, with product MLRARKRTAAVLAVLAAGALLASGCSSSKSSSSGSGSAAGGSGQQITLKIGLFGTFGFKEAGLYDQYMKLHPNIKIVEDSVEDEGQYYTSLQTHLSAGSGLDDIQGIEVGRIADVDQNLSSKFVDLNTLGAASLKGSFYPAKWAAATTSDGKVMALGTDYGPLAICYRTDLFKAAGLPTDSASVSALWPDWASYVKTGLQYKAKAPANQAWTDTAGGTFNAIVGQSANQYYDSSGKEIADSNPAVKNAWDIAMQLSTQGLTAKLSQFTPAWNQAFTTGSFATIACPAWMTGYIKSEAGAMTGDWGVAKIPGGTGDWGGSYLGIPKAGKHQKEAYDLINWLTSPAQQKTMFTSQGHFPSSQTAAQDPSIASYTDPYFGNSPLGQIYSASATTIPQAVLGAKDGTIKDTFSKAITRVEAQGQSPDASWAKALSDIKSATSG from the coding sequence ATGCTCAGGGCACGGAAGAGAACCGCTGCGGTGCTGGCCGTCCTCGCCGCCGGCGCGCTGCTGGCGTCCGGGTGCAGCAGCAGCAAGTCGTCCTCGTCGGGCAGCGGTTCGGCGGCCGGCGGCAGCGGCCAGCAGATCACGTTGAAGATCGGGCTGTTCGGGACCTTCGGCTTCAAGGAGGCCGGGCTCTACGACCAGTACATGAAGCTGCACCCGAACATCAAGATCGTCGAGGACAGCGTCGAGGACGAGGGGCAGTACTACACCTCGCTGCAGACCCACCTGTCGGCCGGCAGCGGGCTGGACGACATCCAGGGCATCGAGGTCGGCCGCATCGCCGACGTCGACCAGAACCTGTCGAGCAAGTTCGTCGACCTGAACACCCTGGGCGCGGCGAGCCTGAAGGGCTCCTTCTACCCGGCGAAGTGGGCCGCGGCGACCACCTCCGACGGCAAGGTCATGGCCCTGGGCACCGACTACGGACCGCTGGCCATCTGCTACCGCACCGACCTGTTCAAGGCCGCCGGCCTGCCGACCGACAGCGCCTCGGTCAGCGCGCTGTGGCCGGACTGGGCCAGCTACGTCAAGACCGGGCTGCAGTACAAGGCCAAGGCCCCGGCCAACCAGGCCTGGACCGACACCGCCGGCGGCACGTTCAACGCGATCGTCGGGCAGTCGGCGAACCAGTACTACGACAGCAGCGGCAAGGAGATCGCGGACAGCAACCCGGCCGTGAAGAACGCCTGGGACATCGCGATGCAGCTGTCGACCCAGGGTCTGACGGCCAAGCTCAGCCAGTTCACGCCGGCCTGGAACCAGGCCTTCACCACCGGCTCGTTCGCCACGATCGCGTGCCCGGCGTGGATGACCGGCTACATCAAGAGCGAGGCCGGGGCGATGACCGGCGACTGGGGCGTGGCCAAGATCCCCGGCGGCACCGGTGACTGGGGCGGCTCCTACCTGGGCATCCCCAAGGCCGGCAAGCACCAGAAGGAGGCCTACGACCTGATCAACTGGCTGACCTCGCCGGCGCAGCAGAAGACGATGTTCACCAGCCAGGGCCACTTCCCGTCCTCGCAGACGGCGGCCCAGGACCCGTCCATCGCCTCCTACACCGACCCGTACTTCGGCAACTCGCCGCTGGGCCAGATCTACTCCGCCTCGGCGACCACGATCCCGCAGGCCGTCCTGGGCGCCAAGGACGGGACCATCAAGGACACGTTCTCCAAGGCGATCACCCGCGTGGAGGCCCAGGGCCAGTCCCCGGACGCCTCGTGGGCGAAGGCCTTGTCCGACATCAAGTCCGCCACCAGCGGCTGA
- a CDS encoding GH1 family beta-glucosidase, with protein sequence MSDGVFPESFLWGAATAAYQIEGGAAEGGRGPSIWDTYSHTPGRVLAGDTGDVAADHYHRFREDVALMGKLGLGAYRFSTAWPRVQPGGRGPANAEGLAFYDELVDELLGAGIEPVLTLYHWDLPQELEDAGGWGARDTSYRFAEYAAIVAERFGDRVKQWTTLNEPFCSSFLGYASGVHAPGRHEPEVALRAAHHLLLGHGLALRALRAALPEHAQVSITLNATEFRALTDSPEDRDAQRRVDAIQNRIFLDPLFRGAYPEDLIRDTAAVTDWSFVEPGDLELISAPMDQLGINFYNPSLVAAPLPPGVETGPGDDGHGASEHSPWVGSEGAVRFARQDGERTAMGWVVDPSGLYDLLLRINTEYGPIPMAVTENGAAFEDVVGPDGEVDDPRRIAYLQAHIAAVRDALAAGVDMRAYFVWSLLDNFEWSYGYSKRFGIVRVDFATGKRVVKASGHWYRRIVEGNGSGL encoded by the coding sequence ATGAGCGACGGGGTCTTTCCAGAGAGCTTCCTGTGGGGCGCGGCCACGGCGGCGTACCAGATCGAGGGCGGGGCCGCCGAGGGCGGCCGGGGCCCGTCGATCTGGGACACGTACAGCCACACCCCCGGCCGGGTCCTGGCCGGGGACACCGGCGACGTGGCCGCCGACCACTACCACCGCTTCCGCGAGGACGTCGCCCTGATGGGCAAGCTGGGCCTGGGCGCCTACCGGTTCTCCACGGCCTGGCCGCGGGTGCAGCCGGGCGGGCGCGGACCGGCCAACGCCGAGGGGCTCGCCTTCTACGACGAGCTGGTCGACGAGCTGCTCGGGGCCGGCATCGAGCCGGTGCTGACGCTGTACCACTGGGATCTGCCGCAGGAGTTGGAAGACGCGGGAGGGTGGGGAGCCCGCGACACCTCCTACCGCTTCGCGGAGTACGCCGCGATCGTGGCCGAGCGCTTCGGCGACCGGGTGAAGCAGTGGACGACGTTGAACGAGCCGTTCTGCTCCTCCTTCCTGGGCTACGCCTCCGGGGTCCACGCCCCGGGCCGGCACGAGCCCGAGGTGGCGCTGCGCGCCGCGCACCACCTGCTGCTCGGCCACGGCCTGGCGCTGCGAGCGCTGCGCGCGGCCCTGCCGGAGCACGCCCAGGTCTCGATCACCCTGAACGCCACCGAGTTCCGGGCGCTGACCGACTCCCCCGAGGACCGCGACGCGCAGCGGCGGGTGGACGCGATCCAGAACCGGATCTTCCTGGACCCGCTGTTCCGCGGCGCCTACCCCGAGGACCTGATCCGCGACACCGCCGCGGTCACCGACTGGTCCTTCGTCGAGCCCGGGGACCTGGAGCTGATCAGCGCGCCGATGGACCAGCTGGGGATCAACTTCTACAACCCCTCGCTGGTCGCCGCGCCGCTGCCGCCCGGAGTCGAGACCGGCCCGGGCGACGACGGCCACGGCGCCTCCGAGCACTCGCCCTGGGTGGGCAGCGAGGGCGCGGTGCGGTTCGCGCGGCAGGACGGCGAGCGCACCGCGATGGGCTGGGTCGTCGACCCCTCCGGCCTGTACGACCTGCTGCTGCGGATCAACACCGAGTACGGCCCGATCCCGATGGCGGTCACCGAGAACGGCGCCGCGTTCGAGGACGTGGTCGGGCCCGACGGAGAGGTGGACGACCCGCGCCGGATCGCCTACCTGCAGGCGCACATCGCGGCCGTGCGCGACGCCCTGGCGGCCGGCGTCGACATGCGCGCCTACTTCGTGTGGTCGCTGCTGGATAATTTCGAGTGGAGCTACGGATACTCCAAGCGGTTCGGCATCGTACGTGTCGACTTCGCGACCGGGAAGCGCGTCGTGAAGGCCAGTGGACATTGGTACCGCCGGATCGTCGAGGGCAACGGGAGCGGTTTGTGA
- a CDS encoding Gfo/Idh/MocA family protein, producing MTVRAGIAGAGMVAAVHADAIRRAGGSVAGVAASTPERSKAAAPRVGAGRAFDSAEELAVSDEIDVLHVCTPNALHGPLVRAALSAGKHVVCEKPLSLTGADSEALVALAADSGLVNAVPLVYRYHPMTVEARERVRRGDIGAVRLIHGHYLQDWLARPDDNNWRVDPAVGGASRAFADIGSHWCDLVEWISGHRISELTAAAQTVLPQRAAAGRETFTGSGAESALESAETAADQVAVTTEDAVQVLFRTHLGATGALVVSQVSPGRKNRLWFEIDGAERSLSYDGEDPENLVLGGRDRTEVLRRDALSEQANRINAVPAGHPWGYRDCFAAFTADVYAAIQDPAGAPAQPPYPTFADAARTAHITDAVLHSAANRSWIEVS from the coding sequence ATGACGGTACGAGCGGGCATAGCCGGAGCGGGAATGGTGGCGGCGGTCCACGCCGACGCGATCCGCCGCGCCGGGGGCTCGGTCGCCGGTGTCGCCGCCTCGACGCCCGAGCGGTCGAAGGCGGCGGCCCCCAGAGTGGGAGCGGGCCGCGCCTTCGACTCCGCCGAGGAACTGGCGGTCTCCGACGAGATCGACGTGCTGCACGTGTGCACCCCGAACGCCCTGCACGGCCCGCTGGTCCGCGCGGCGCTGTCGGCCGGCAAGCACGTGGTCTGCGAGAAGCCGCTGTCCCTGACCGGCGCGGACTCCGAGGCCCTGGTGGCGCTGGCCGCCGACAGCGGCCTGGTGAACGCGGTCCCGCTGGTCTACCGCTACCACCCGATGACGGTCGAGGCCCGCGAGCGCGTGCGGCGCGGGGACATCGGCGCCGTCCGGCTCATCCACGGCCACTACTTGCAGGACTGGCTGGCGCGCCCGGACGACAACAACTGGCGCGTGGATCCGGCCGTCGGCGGGGCGTCCCGGGCGTTCGCCGACATCGGCTCGCACTGGTGCGACCTGGTCGAGTGGATCAGCGGGCACCGGATCAGCGAGTTGACCGCCGCCGCCCAGACCGTGCTGCCGCAGCGTGCCGCCGCCGGGCGGGAGACTTTTACTGGAAGCGGAGCCGAAAGCGCCCTGGAATCGGCCGAAACAGCCGCCGACCAGGTCGCCGTCACCACCGAGGACGCGGTCCAGGTCCTGTTCCGCACCCACCTCGGCGCCACCGGCGCGCTGGTCGTCTCGCAGGTCTCCCCGGGCCGCAAGAACCGGCTCTGGTTCGAGATCGACGGCGCCGAGCGCAGCCTGTCCTACGACGGCGAGGACCCCGAGAACCTGGTGCTCGGCGGCCGGGACCGCACCGAGGTCCTGCGCCGCGACGCACTGAGCGAGCAGGCGAACCGGATCAACGCGGTGCCCGCCGGCCATCCGTGGGGCTACCGCGACTGCTTCGCGGCCTTCACCGCCGACGTGTACGCGGCGATCCAGGACCCGGCCGGCGCCCCGGCGCAGCCGCCGTACCCGACCTTCGCCGACGCCGCCCGCACCGCCCACATCACCGACGCGGTCCTGCACTCGGCCGCGAACCGCTCCTGGATCGAGGTGTCCTGA